A single region of the Triticum dicoccoides isolate Atlit2015 ecotype Zavitan chromosome 2B, WEW_v2.0, whole genome shotgun sequence genome encodes:
- the LOC119363967 gene encoding WRKY transcription factor WRKY51-like, producing MMTMDLIGGYGRADEQVAIQEAAAAGLRGMEHLILQLSRTGTSESSPVGSSEAPEQQVDCREITDMTVSKFKKVISILNHRTGHARFRRGPVVAQSQGPAVSEPAPVRASSSRSVTLDFTKASSGYGNDAGFSVSAASSSFMSSVTGDGSVSNGRGGGSSLMLPPLPSASCGKPPLASSAASTGAGAGQKRKCHDHAHSENVAGGKYGASGGRCHCSKRRKSRVRRMTRVPAISSKAAEIPADDFSWRKYGQKPIKGSPYPRGYYKCSTVRGCPARKHVERDPSDPSMLIVTYEGEHRHTPADQEPLAPLPEL from the exons ATGATGACCATGGATCTGATTGGAGGATACGGGAGGGCGGACGAGCAGGTGGCCatccaggaggcggcggcggcggggctgcgcgggatggagcacctcatcCTGCAGCTCTCCCGGACAGGCACCAGCGAGAGCTCGCCGGTTGGGTCGTCGGAGGCGCCGGAGCAGCAGGTGGACTGCCGGGAGATCACTGATATGACAGTGTCCAAGTTCAAGAAGGTGATTTCTATCCTCAACCACCGCACTGGCCACGCCAGGTTCCGGCGCGGGCCTGTGGTGGCGCAGTCCCAGGGCCCCGCCGTGTCCGAGCCGGCGCCGGTGAGGGCGTCTTCGTCGAGGTCCGTGACCTTGGACTTCACCAAGGCGTCTTCTGGGTACGGAAACGACGCTGGCTTCAGCGTCTCGGCCGCGAGCTCATCCTTCATGTCGTCGGTGACCGGTGACGGGAGCGTGTCCAACGGACGCGGGGGCGGGTCCTCGCTGATGCTCCCGCCACTACCTTCGGCCAGCTGCGGGAAACCGCCGCTGGCGTCCTCCGCGGCATCCACCGGCGCGGGTGCCGGGCAGAAACGCAAGTGCCACGACCACGCGCACTCCGAGAACGTCGCCGGCGGAAAGTACGGCGCCTCCGGTGGCCGCTGCCACTGCTCCAAGCGCAG GAAGTCCCGGGTTCGGCGGATGACTCGCGTGCCGGCGATCAGCTCGAAGGCAGCGGAGATCCCCGCGGACGACTTCTCGTGGCGCAAGTACGGGCAGAAGCCTATCAAGGGCTCCCCCTACCCACG AGGTTACTACAAGTGCAGCACGGTGCGCGGGTGCCCGGCGCGGAAGCACGTGGAGCGCGACCCCAGCGACCCCTCCATGCTCATCGTGACCTACGAAGGCGAGCACCGGCACACCCCCGCggaccaggagccgctcgccccgcTACCGGAGCTCTGA